The Oryzias latipes chromosome 1, ASM223467v1 genome contains a region encoding:
- the LOC101164530 gene encoding monocyte to macrophage differentiation factor 2: protein MNLDRFMNKRVPSNKRYQPTEYEHAANCATHALWIIPSLLGSLVLHFWSEDQWERLSAWVYGAGLSSLFIISTLFHTVAWKKSHLRSVEQCFHMCDRMVIYFFIAASYAPWLNLRELGPWACHMRWLVWVMASFGTTYVFFFHERYKLVELICYTVMGVFPALVIVSMSEQSGLFELLVGGACYCLGMIFFKSDGIVPFAHAIWHLFVAMGAAVHYYAIWKYLYAASPSQFQTSR, encoded by the exons ATTTATGAACAAACGCGTTCCTTCTAACAAGAGATACCAGCCCACGGAATATGAGCATGCAGCCAACTGTGCAACGCATGCG TTGTGGATAATTCCCAGCCTGCTCGGCAGCTTGGTGTTGCATTTCTGGTCAGAGGACCAGTGGGAGCGCCTGTCAGCCTGGGTGTATGGGGCGGGACTCAGCTCGCTCTTCATCATCTCCACCCTGTTCCACACTGTGGCCTGGAAGAAGAGCCATCTCCG GTCTGTGGAGCAATGTTTCCACATGTGTGACAGGATGGTCATCTACTTCTTCATTGCCGCTTCCTACGCTCCTTG GTTGAACCTGCGGGAGCTGGGTCCGTGGGCGTGCCACATGCGCTGGCTGGTGTGGGTTATGGCGTCTTTTGGAACCACCTACGTTTTCTTCTTTCACGAGAG GTACAAGCTCGTGGAGTTGATCTGCTACACGGTGATGGGAGTGTTTCCCGCCCTTGTTATCGTCTCAATG tcagagcagtCGGGGTTGTTTGAGCTGCTGGTCGGCGGAGCCTGCTATTGCCTTGGTATGATCTTCTTCAAAAGTGACGGCATCGTTCCGTTCGCTCACGCCATTTGGCACCTGTTTGTCGCCATGGGAGCAGCTGTACATTACTACGCCATCTGGAAGTACCTCTATGCCGCCTCGCCGTCTCAGTTCCAGACCTCCAGGTGA